A single Bosea sp. PAMC 26642 DNA region contains:
- a CDS encoding biotin--[acetyl-CoA-carboxylase] ligase codes for MLGEVARASGYRLIIRDEVGSTMEEARRALDQSDAGKLWIVARSQNSGRGRHGRQWGSPPGNLYASLLLTAPCEPALAPQLGFVAGLALHDAAARMIGPSAPDLALKWPNDLLIGRAKTAGLLLEGESRGAVFSVVIGFGVNIASCPQDTPYPAAFLKEHQPQASVEAMLAALSDAWVARLDAWSQPGGFGSTRAAWLERAAFLGETITIRLGEGPVSGRFDGLDPSGRLELDTSEGRRLIDAGDLYFGAST; via the coding sequence ATGCTGGGTGAAGTCGCCCGCGCCTCCGGTTACCGGTTGATCATCCGCGACGAGGTCGGCTCCACCATGGAGGAGGCGCGCCGGGCGCTCGACCAGAGCGACGCCGGCAAGCTCTGGATAGTCGCCCGAAGCCAGAATTCCGGACGAGGCCGCCATGGCCGGCAATGGGGCTCGCCGCCGGGAAACCTCTATGCCAGCCTGCTGCTGACCGCGCCTTGCGAGCCGGCGCTCGCCCCCCAACTCGGCTTCGTCGCGGGACTTGCTCTGCATGATGCGGCGGCCCGAATGATCGGCCCGTCAGCGCCGGACCTCGCCCTGAAATGGCCTAACGACCTGCTGATCGGCCGTGCCAAGACCGCGGGCCTCCTGCTCGAAGGCGAAAGCCGGGGAGCGGTGTTCAGCGTCGTCATCGGCTTTGGCGTCAACATCGCCTCCTGTCCGCAAGACACGCCCTATCCCGCCGCCTTTTTGAAGGAACACCAGCCGCAGGCCAGCGTCGAGGCCATGCTGGCGGCGCTCAGCGATGCCTGGGTCGCGCGCCTCGACGCCTGGTCTCAGCCCGGCGGCTTCGGCTCGACGCGCGCCGCCTGGCTTGAGCGCGCCGCCTTTCTCGGTGAGACCATCACGATCCGGCTCGGCGAGGGGCCGGTCAGTGGTCGCTTCGACGGGCTCGACCCGTCAGGTCGGCTCGAACTGGACACATCCGAAGGCCGCCGCCTGATCGATGCCGGCGATCTTTATTTTGGCGCATCGACCTGA
- the mce gene encoding methylmalonyl-CoA epimerase — translation MIGRLNHVAIAVKDLAASTALYRDTLGARVSQPLPQPDHGVTVVFVELPNTKIELLEPMGPDSPIAKFLERNADGGIHHICYEVDDIIAARDKLKADGARVLGSGEPRIGAHGKPVLFLHPKDFCGTLVELEQA, via the coding sequence ATGATCGGACGCCTCAACCACGTCGCCATCGCCGTGAAGGATCTGGCGGCCTCGACGGCACTCTACCGCGACACGCTTGGCGCGCGGGTCTCGCAGCCGCTGCCGCAGCCGGATCACGGCGTTACGGTCGTCTTCGTCGAACTGCCCAACACCAAGATCGAGCTGCTGGAACCGATGGGACCTGATTCCCCGATCGCGAAGTTCCTGGAGCGCAACGCCGACGGCGGAATCCATCACATCTGCTACGAGGTCGACGACATCATCGCCGCGCGCGACAAGCTGAAGGCCGATGGCGCTCGCGTACTTGGCTCCGGCGAACCGCGGATCGGCGCTCACGGCAAGCCGGTGCTGTTCCTTCACCCGAAGGATTTCTGCGGCACGCTGGTCGAGCTCGAACAGGCGTGA
- a CDS encoding peptidylprolyl isomerase: MSLDPENTLVMETTKGKVVIKLRPDLAPGHVERLKTLSRQGFYDGIVFHRVIDGFMAQVGCPQGTGTGGSDLPDLKAEFNAEPHVRGICSMARSSNPNSANSQFFIVFDDARFLDKQYTAWGEVVEGMENVDRIKRGEPVREPDSIVSMKVMADVA; the protein is encoded by the coding sequence ATGTCTCTCGATCCCGAAAACACCCTCGTTATGGAAACCACCAAGGGGAAGGTGGTCATCAAGCTGCGCCCCGATCTCGCCCCCGGCCATGTCGAGCGCCTCAAGACCCTGTCGCGCCAGGGCTTCTATGACGGCATCGTCTTCCATCGCGTCATCGACGGCTTCATGGCGCAGGTCGGCTGCCCGCAGGGCACCGGCACCGGCGGCTCGGATCTGCCCGACCTCAAGGCCGAGTTCAATGCGGAGCCGCACGTCCGCGGTATTTGCTCGATGGCCCGCTCGTCGAACCCCAACTCGGCCAACAGCCAGTTCTTCATCGTCTTCGACGACGCCCGCTTCCTCGATAAGCAGTACACCGCCTGGGGCGAAGTCGTCGAAGGCATGGAGAACGTCGACAGGATCAAGCGCGGCGAGCCGGTGCGCGAGCCCGATTCGATCGTCTCGATGAAGGTGATGGCGGACGTCGCCTGA
- a CDS encoding ribonuclease J: protein MTRSSDQLVFVPLGGLGEIGMNAALYGFGPEGRRKWILVDCGLSFAGPEAPGVDIVLPDLRYIIEERANLLGIVITHAHEDHIGALAALWPSLRAPVYCTKFAAGLLATRRLSEPGAPKVPMHVVAQGGRVTLGPFDIEFVPVAHSIPESNALAIRTPVGLVVHTGDWKIDPTPQVGLPTDEKRLRELGDEGVIAMICDSTNVMRDGTSPSEADVAAKIKELVHSAPGRVAVTTFASNVARLRAVAEAAMADQREVVVVGRAMDRVIDVARECGYLDGIPAFRSADTYGYLPRDKVVCLLTGSQGEPRAALSRIAGDDHPEIALSPGDRVIFSSRTIPGNEKAVGNILNALARDNIEIITDRTHLVHVSGHPRREEMARLYGWLRPKIAIPAHGEDLHLSEHATFARGLGVKTVMRAVNGDVIAITADGASKIDEVTHGRLYQDGNLLVNSLEKTIAERRKLSFAGMISVAVAIDEKGGLAGDPEIAVLGLPPRTRDGTDFDEYVADAVSELIDGIPKARRRDPEALRNALERGLRSAVNEEWGKKPLVHALVIEV, encoded by the coding sequence GTGACCCGTTCCAGCGACCAGCTCGTCTTCGTTCCCCTCGGCGGCCTCGGCGAGATCGGCATGAATGCCGCCCTCTACGGTTTCGGCCCGGAAGGCCGTCGCAAATGGATCCTGGTCGATTGCGGGTTGTCCTTCGCCGGCCCCGAGGCGCCCGGCGTCGATATCGTGCTGCCCGATCTGCGCTACATCATCGAGGAGCGGGCGAACCTGCTGGGCATCGTCATCACCCACGCCCATGAGGACCATATCGGCGCGCTTGCGGCGCTCTGGCCCTCGCTTCGCGCGCCGGTCTACTGCACCAAATTCGCCGCAGGCCTGCTGGCGACGCGACGCCTGTCGGAGCCGGGCGCGCCAAAGGTGCCGATGCATGTCGTGGCGCAGGGCGGGCGCGTCACGCTCGGCCCCTTCGACATCGAATTCGTCCCCGTCGCCCATTCGATCCCGGAATCGAACGCGCTCGCCATCCGCACTCCGGTCGGCCTTGTCGTCCACACCGGCGACTGGAAGATCGACCCGACGCCGCAGGTCGGACTGCCGACCGATGAGAAACGCTTGCGCGAACTCGGCGACGAGGGCGTGATCGCCATGATCTGCGACTCGACCAACGTCATGCGCGACGGCACCAGCCCGAGCGAGGCCGATGTCGCAGCCAAGATCAAGGAACTGGTTCATTCGGCACCGGGCCGTGTCGCCGTCACCACCTTCGCCTCCAACGTCGCCCGCCTGCGCGCCGTCGCGGAAGCAGCCATGGCCGACCAGCGCGAGGTCGTCGTCGTCGGCCGCGCCATGGACCGCGTCATCGATGTCGCGCGCGAATGCGGCTATCTCGACGGCATCCCGGCCTTCCGCTCGGCCGACACCTATGGCTACCTGCCGCGCGACAAGGTCGTGTGCCTGCTCACCGGCAGCCAGGGCGAGCCGCGCGCCGCACTTTCCCGCATCGCGGGGGACGACCACCCCGAGATTGCTCTGTCTCCGGGCGACCGCGTGATCTTCTCGTCGCGTACCATTCCGGGCAACGAGAAGGCCGTCGGCAACATCCTGAACGCGCTCGCCCGCGATAACATCGAGATCATCACCGACCGCACCCATCTGGTTCATGTCTCCGGCCACCCGCGCCGCGAGGAGATGGCCAGGCTCTATGGCTGGCTCAGGCCGAAGATCGCCATCCCGGCCCATGGCGAGGATCTGCATCTTTCCGAGCACGCGACCTTCGCGCGTGGTCTCGGCGTCAAGACCGTGATGCGCGCCGTCAATGGCGACGTCATCGCGATCACGGCCGACGGTGCCAGCAAGATCGACGAGGTCACCCATGGCAGGCTCTATCAGGACGGCAACCTGCTGGTGAATTCGCTGGAAAAGACCATCGCTGAACGCCGCAAGCTCTCCTTCGCCGGCATGATCTCGGTTGCGGTCGCGATCGACGAGAAGGGCGGGCTCGCTGGCGACCCTGAGATCGCGGTGCTCGGCCTGCCGCCGCGTACCCGCGACGGCACGGATTTCGACGAGTACGTCGCCGACGCCGTCTCCGAACTGATCGACGGCATCCCCAAGGCGCGCCGGCGTGACCCCGAAGCCCTGCGCAACGCGCTGGAGCGCGGCCTACGCAGCGCCGTCAACGAGGAGTGGGGCAAGAAGCCGCTGGTGCACGCGCTGGTGATCGAGGTTTAA
- a CDS encoding peptidylprolyl isomerase, translating into MLRPAFVALAFAASLGAAHAQAPDPNNTLVLETKDGKVTIRLRPDLAPKHVAQIKTLAKQGFYDGIVFHRVIDGFMAQTGDPTGTGTGKSELPNLPAEFTPTPYKVGSVGMARSQSPDSANSQFFICFEGCGPLTGQYTLFGEVVSGMDAVRKIKKGSSAANGQVTSPDKIVRMRLLADAK; encoded by the coding sequence ATGTTGCGCCCCGCTTTCGTTGCTCTTGCTTTCGCCGCCTCGCTCGGCGCCGCGCACGCCCAGGCCCCGGATCCCAACAACACGCTGGTGCTCGAGACCAAGGATGGGAAGGTGACGATTCGCCTGCGCCCCGATCTCGCGCCCAAACACGTCGCGCAGATCAAGACGCTGGCGAAGCAGGGCTTTTATGACGGCATCGTCTTCCACCGCGTCATCGACGGCTTCATGGCCCAGACCGGCGATCCGACCGGCACGGGCACCGGCAAGTCGGAGCTTCCGAACCTTCCGGCCGAATTCACGCCGACACCCTACAAGGTCGGCTCGGTCGGCATGGCGCGCTCACAGTCGCCCGATTCCGCCAATTCGCAGTTCTTCATCTGCTTCGAAGGCTGCGGGCCGCTGACCGGCCAGTACACCCTGTTCGGCGAAGTCGTCTCCGGCATGGATGCCGTCCGCAAGATCAAGAAGGGCAGTTCGGCCGCCAACGGCCAGGTGACCTCGCCTGACAAGATCGTCCGTATGCGCCTGCTGGCGGACGCAAAGTAA
- a CDS encoding DUF1467 family protein, translated as MTVAGGLAVYFVIWWTVLFAVLPFGVSSQADAGEVTQGTEPGAPVAPGLVRKALITSVIAAAVFALVWYIWATFDL; from the coding sequence ATGACCGTGGCTGGCGGGTTGGCGGTCTACTTCGTGATCTGGTGGACGGTGCTGTTTGCAGTACTGCCCTTCGGCGTCAGCAGCCAGGCCGACGCCGGCGAGGTAACGCAAGGCACCGAACCGGGCGCGCCGGTTGCGCCGGGTCTCGTCAGGAAGGCACTGATCACGTCCGTGATCGCAGCGGCGGTGTTTGCGCTCGTCTGGTATATCTGGGCGACCTTCGACCTGTAG
- a CDS encoding RidA family protein translates to MIDFFGQPEVGSSRPFSEATSAGGLIFVSGQSAPHDPARGVYRGNTPADEVRNALEKIAKILIEAGSSLDRVVQMTMLITDPADYAACNAEYVKHFPAGLPARHTARFGVPTEARVAFSCIALSNESQS, encoded by the coding sequence ATGATCGATTTCTTCGGCCAGCCGGAGGTGGGCTCCTCCCGGCCTTTCAGCGAGGCGACGAGCGCTGGCGGGCTGATCTTCGTCTCCGGTCAGTCCGCCCCGCATGATCCGGCGCGCGGAGTGTATCGCGGCAACACGCCCGCCGACGAGGTTCGCAACGCGCTTGAAAAAATCGCCAAAATCCTGATCGAGGCAGGAAGTTCGCTCGATCGCGTCGTCCAGATGACCATGCTGATCACCGATCCGGCCGACTACGCCGCTTGCAACGCCGAATATGTGAAGCATTTCCCGGCCGGCCTGCCGGCACGGCACACCGCGCGCTTCGGCGTGCCGACCGAAGCCCGCGTCGCCTTTTCCTGCATCGCGCTTTCGAATGAGAGCCAGTCATGA